From Camelus dromedarius isolate mCamDro1 chromosome 23, mCamDro1.pat, whole genome shotgun sequence, a single genomic window includes:
- the LOC105094324 gene encoding LOW QUALITY PROTEIN: olfactory receptor 5V1-like (The sequence of the model RefSeq protein was modified relative to this genomic sequence to represent the inferred CDS: inserted 1 base in 1 codon) has product MPLEVNNQTDVTEFVFLGFSNHPNLQGLFFLIFLVTYLTTLLGNMLIITATKISSALHTPTYHFLSNLSFLDICYASTTSPVMLGNFFREKTTISYEGCLSQIFFLVTCAGTEGVLLAAMAYDRYLAICHPLQYPVLLSVKVYVFLVIGSWLCGLVNSVTHTVLAATLTLCGPNKISYFLCDIPMLLKLSCSDTSLNESVLHVASATIGLSPCLFTAVSYILIISAILRIPSAQGRSKAFSACASHLTVVVVFXGTANFNYDRPREGYSLDVDILVSVLFCVMTPMLNPIIYSLRNKEVKCALKKLSGRSGFPGNISV; this is encoded by the exons ATGCCACTTGAAGTGAACAATCAAACAGACGTCACTGAATTCGTCTTCTTGGGATTTTCCAACCACCCCAACCTACAGGGCTTATTCTTCCTGATCTTCCTGGTCACCTACCTGACAACACTCCTCGGGAACATGCTCATAATAACAGCCACCAAGATCAGCTCTGCTCTCCACACTCCAACGTATCACTTCCTCAGCAACCTGAGTTTCCTGGACATCTGCTACGCGTCCACCACCAGTCCAGTCATGCTGGGAAACTTCTTCCGGGAGAAGACGACCATCTCCTATGAGGGCTGCCTTTCCCAGATCTTTTTCCTTGTGACCTGTGCTGGCACTGAAGGTGTCTTATTGGCTGCTATGGCTTACGATCGCTATCTTGCCATTTGCCACCCTCTTCAATATCCTGTCCTCCTGAGTGTGAAAGTCTATGTTTTTTTGGTAATTGGATCTTGGCTATGTGGGCTGGTGAATTCTGTGACACACACAGTGCTGGCAGCCACACTCACTCTGTGTGGGCCCAACAAGATCAGCTACTTTCTCTGTGACATCCCAATGCTTCTGAAGCTCTCCTGCTCAGACACCTCTCTCAATGAGTCTGTGCTCCATGTGGCCAGTGCCACCATCGGCCTGAGCCCCTGCCTGTTTACCGCAGTGTCCTACATACTCATCATCTCTGCCATCCTTAGGATTCCCTCTGCTCAGGGCAGGAGCAAGGCCTTCTCTGCCTGTGCATCCCACCTCACTGTGGTGGTGGTCT ATGGAACGGCCAACTTCAACTATGATAGACCCAGAGAGGGCTACTCCCTGGACGTGGACATTCTAGTCTCTGTGCTCTTCTGTGTTATGACCCCCATGTTAAACCCCATCATctacagcctgagaaacaaggaGGTCAAATGTGCACTGAAGAAGCTGTCAGGAAGGTCTGGGTTCCCTGGCAACATCAGTGTCTAG